The Henningerozyma blattae CBS 6284 chromosome 7, complete genome region TGTGTAATCTTTGATTAAATGTTTTTTCCATAGGGtttgttatttatttttgacagttttttttttgattggGTATGGAGAATTTGGTGGATATCTCCTTAATAGTGAGAATTAGTCTTTACGCTTACGTTCTGTTCTATTTATAAACATAGGGTTTGATTAGAACTGTTTTTAGATTGCGTTTAGTTTGTAGTGCATCTTGGGGCTTAGTTCTGTTGCTTTTATTGAATTGGATCAAAATCATAAAGAcaatttttgtattatacTTTTCTTCATATTAAGtaaaaatcttttatttgtatattaatattgctATCCAGTTCGAAAGAAGAGAAAATATTGCTAATACGGAAGAGACAACTGTATGCCATTAAGTTGATAGTACAGTCAATACTACTAGCTAGTATATTCAGATTAGTGGAAAGCTATAGCtgtgttttattttatatcaCTATCAGACATTATCCCTTACTATTCCTTTATTGAGACCACTATTTGTCTGCAATACCTGtcgaaaaagaaaaagaaaaaagaagaaagaaagaaacTGATTCTATacaattttattctatccagtttgtttttttggtATATTTAACCCTTTATATGTCTAActttttcaagaaattgAAGGAACGGGTCTGTGGGCCATTTAAAGGATTAAGTGAATGGGAAATTGCTATCTGCTTATTCAGGTTTTTTTCCTCCTTTGTCATTCTACTTATTGTAGCAGTTTTAACATTAGGTCCCTGGATTAATCCGAATCATCTATATTTAGGGAAATTCAACACAGTTTCATCCGATATTTCTAAAGGgctttatcaatatttgaaaacaaGTGTTGAATCATTAGAAGCATCTCAATTTCAAGATCATTTGGGATTAACAACTTCAGAACTATTCACTTTAACTAACTATGCATCAAGCAATGTCCAAGACTTGCCTTTGTATATTACATCATCAATGTATGGTAAATGTGAAACCAGATCTGGTAATATgacaagaaaaataattgatggaaatatctatattacctataatgatatatataataaatgtGATTTCGAAGGTCTTGGTTATGTCTTCAATTATAGAGAACTATTATCAGATATGGGCTTAgaattgttattatcatACGCAtacaaatcaaatattgaCAAGGCAATTGATCAAAATGTATCGTATTTATGTTATATTGGTCGTTCTAGTGACAGAAGAGCCACTATGATGTGTTTACTGTTCATAGCAGGTGCTctagatattattattctgaTACTGAcgattatatattatactgttaaagataaatcattaaatttaacaaaagaaaatatactAATACACACAATATCTTTtctttcatttattttatgTATTGATGGTATTTTATGTTCTGTATTTTTAATGGttttagaaattaatttgagatcgaaaattcaaaaagaattatcGATGTTTGGTATATCGTATCGTATCGGAAAACCTTGGTAtgttctattattttttatggCAGCTTTTGTTACCATCTCCTGTATATTATGGGCAGGTTTAGAATGGTGTATGTCaccaaatatttctaattcacATGTTAGTGAAATTGAagttaatatattaaattataatgaaaCGGAGGCTCCATATGAAGATAACGTAATTAATACTGGACCAACATTTGTggataaattgaaaattcatAGTAATAATTGTATAAATACTGTCAAAGATGACAAAATAGGTGCTAGAAATGCCTTAAGTTTTCTTCGTAATAAAACATTTGaaacaacaaatatttctttccAATCTGATAAGGTTGAACCATTCAAGtctgaaaatgataataaagtatCTACAGAAGCATATGAATTACATGATTTAGCATCCtctttttcaatagaaAGAGAACCTGAAATGATTATAGAAGGCGACCTGAATACAACTTTTAGTCTCCGAGAATCTCCAGATGATGCAAATAGTGAAACTAGAAGTATATTAAGAATTGTAAAACCTGTGTCAGCAATTCCATTCTATTAGTTTTACATCTGCCTATTTTACTATTCACATCAttctcttaattttttaacattCATCGTGACACAAAGCATTgcatatataattattatttcgcatattattatgaaaataggcaaaaaataaaaaaaaataaaaataaaaaaggacatataacaaataataattagtaattaataattaatcattcttaaatatataataccTGAAACTAGACATTCGTACAGTATaaaaagttttaattttttttttgttcaaCTCAtgtttttcattaaaaggTTTGTAGTGTGGGGAATTTTACTCATCTTTTGTTTTGCacaatttttattgaatcTAACTGATTTTTCTTGTATAGTTTCATCAAATTTACCAATATGTGTGCCACAATTTAAATTTCGgataattgataatagtcaatcaataatatcttttgaaatcttCAGAAGTCTTcgagaatttttaaaattacttTCATTTCTAAGAATAGATATGGAGCCAATATCAACTGTACCTTATAAGGATAATAACAgtcaaaataatactagTTTAATCGATATGGGTAATGAACTTATAAATGAGAACAAAAAGGAGATTCTttataatgaagaaaagtTGGTAAAtacatttaataaaaatatagaatataGAGTTAATACTTTTGGTTATTGTAAACTTCgagaacaagaaaaaaataaaaatattactgttaaaaataataaaattattgagaAAGAATATTGccaacaaaataataaatatggaatggaaatatttggaattttaATTAGAGACATTGGTATACAATTGGGTAAAAATTCAGTGAAATATAAGGAGAATAATAAGATAATTGGAGATTCCCTTGTATTAATGAGCCATTTAGGTATTGgatctttaaataaatttttcaaaaaagatcagaataataaaaaaatatattctaaattattattcagtgataaaaataatacacaATTACTTGATACTATCAATAATCCAAAGGATACTAACATCTCTGAACCCCCAAAAAATGATATGTATCGTAAAGGgatcaaattattaatctttttaattaacCTTAATAAGGGAATCTATtggatttatttaattcaatttgcCATAAGTTCATTCaatctaataattatacTACTATTTGGAGTGGAATTGTTTTTCATGGGTAAACATCATAAAATCTTTcctataattattaaattatcagCATTAGTGTTGATTGTAATCAGTTGTGTAGAGTTGATTGAAAAAGTCATCTATTTTACTATATTAGagttatttaattataagAATCTTGAGAAGCATATAAACAAACGAGGCAATCCAATGGAAATTATTGagttttcaatattagatggatttaaaattggatTTGCAAGAGTAATTGTTCAAATAGTTTACTTAATAATGACCATTCTGTCAGCAAATTATTATGGTGATTGGAAAACTCGaaaaattgttaaaatGGGGAGTAATAGGGAATATAATATCAAGgattatcaataaattatttttttttttttttaagttNNNNNNNNNNNNNNNNNNNNNNNNNNNNNNNNNNNNNNNNNNNNNNNNNNNNNNNNNNNNNNNNNNNNNNNNNNNNNNNNNNNNNNNNNNNNNNNNNNNNCAAATTAGTTTACTTAATAATCGACCTATTCTGTCAGactaaatttattatggTGTAGTTAGGAAAACTAACGTAAAAATTTAGTTTAAAAGTGGGGAAGTTAAGTAAgggaattaattaatatacgAAGGTATTAtacaataaattttattttttttttaagttgTTTATTAATTAGTAACATTTCTTGatagtttttttaattttcaaatcaacttaattatctaaaatctttaacaaaatataaataaatttttcgcaagcaaaaaagaaaaaaatttacaaactgtactaaaaaaatgataataaatattgcTATGGCGTTATCTAGGAATATGTATTAAGGAATAATAGCACAATTCGATCGAAGACATTACTCAACACGTGCTTTTTAACATACTTCTTTGGTTAAtctatttataaatatggAGCATTTTTCTAGAGTCACCTAAATCTGTTTATAGAAACATTAGGACAATTCATTGTAATTAGACACATAATATTTGGCAGTCACATtactttattatattcagTTAGAAACGTTATTTAATTAGTCTTTTATTGAGAGCTTCAAATACATGAAATTTTCTGATCGGGCGTATTGTCGTTTTTAATGACGAATAATTAGGTTATAATCAGGAAATGCTTTTAACAGatttataaagaaaaaagaaacgaagtttccaagaaataaaaattattccaatTCTTTGGCGACAGCAAGAAAGTTATTCAATATCAAGTAAAGGAATTAGCACCAAAATAGGAAGTACCTCTAGATAGGGAACTACCACTAGGAAAAAAGAAGTCTCACTAGTACCATTATGGATGTTAGAAGATTGGTTCAATTAGTTGACAATGCATTCCCCAAGAGTATAAGTACAAAACAAGGTATTACACTTGAACGTAAGATATACATTATAGGTGATtcagaaaataatagtttattaTCCGAccaaaacaataatagtaatgatgatgaaatatATTGGTATTTTAAAGACCGGAAAAATCCTACagttgaaaatattattaagactcaaatatttcaattaatagaTGAGAATCTTGGTAAATtgtataagaaaaaatctaaaaaaatttatgaaaatgatCTCGATTGGAGTATTAATAAGAGAGAGGAGATGTTTACAAGTAAtatgatatatataacgTATTGGGATTGCAAACAAAATTCTGtagctttatttttatcaatcTTATCGTGTGAAGAAACGTATATACTTGAGAATAATGACCAAGGTGAggttttatatttatacgAAATTCATATTACTAAAGAATATCAAAGACAAGGGATAGGAGAaagattaattaaagattatttaattgaaaagtTGATTAAACctttgaaaattgaaagacaagataataattttattggaTTAGAATTGACTGTATTCagtgaaaataatgatgctcaaaatttctattttaacAAGATTCAAATGCAATATACTTTTGGATCACCAAGGGATGAAATTATAAATGTAATGAAACGAATTACTCGGAGTTTTGATGAGAAATTGGGAGAGCATTGTGAAGATAATAAGTTGCCAAGCTTAAATGACAAGAAAAAGCAATTGTATCGAAAATCCATTAGAAAACCAGAATATTACATTCTCGTATTTCCAgtgtgaaaaaaaagccaaaaaaaaagccaAAAATAAAGGCCAATTGCAAAAGCTCGGCTGTTTATGATAtttatgaatattaaacgatgtatttttttcttcttctttttcttctttttttctttttttttttttttcaaatatttttttttcaaatatttttttttcaatagttGAGACTTATTAAACTTTCCCTAAgataaagttttttttttgagtTAAGTATTTTGTACCGTAAAACCGGATCATTCTCTTGATGTATGAACCTAAACCTATATACCAACAGTTATAATCCGTACAGATACTTTTGATACGTTTAGTTTTCAGATTTGTTTATAGACTATAAATactttttgaatttaaattctggATGTCATAAGAAATAACCGATTATAGAAAGAGAACCAGCCAGTGTATAACCTGACCAGTTTTCTCATTAAGATGTTaagtaaatttttctttagtaACAGCTGtttcaaaaacaaaaacaaagaCAAAATCTCAAAATATGTAATCTTGCTTACTCTGTATTATGCGCTAAACTCAGCAGAGAATGGTTAAGGTTTACGTAACATGAAAGAGGATTACCTATTCACACTCCATTATGGGTTGTATGTTATAAGGAGGAGAAATAGGAAAATGTTTCCCTATATGGGTATGATGTTTTCCACAAGTAGAAATTTGGACAGATTGGAAAAgatctcttttttttcttaatttttttctttgcaTTCGGCATCGGAACTTgacaattttaatttctggaaaaaaaatgtttttaaCCATTTTAGGTGAAAATTTCCTAGGCAGATATGTAGTGTCAGTAGAATAGTCCCTAAGAGAAAATGGGGACATTGctgaattgaattgaaatgatttaaatggTGGAAATAGTGAGTATCTaaactttaataaattatttgatgtgTTTGTACAGTTTGAGAGGAGAGCATGAGGAGAGTGAATgagatttgaaaaatagcTGGAACAAACGTTTGTATAATAATCGCATGGTTTTCTATTTTTGGTTAATGTAGTTGTAACCAATTAGCCTGTTCCAGTTGAGAATTGTGTATTACATATCGTATCTAGGGTTACTGATGAATATGTAAATATGTATAAGtaaatatgtatatgtaATGATTTAGATAATACCCGAATGGAGATTGAATTTCCGAATTCAATTAGTTCAAGATACTTTGTTTGTCAAAATGTGTTTCAATCTTACCAAGCaatttgaatgaaaaaacAAGTGAAGTGAGGTGAAATGGAATGAGACGAAATGGAGTGTAGCGAAGATAAGTTTTGCAGGCATTTCTAATGGTATGATTAAAGTTACAATTAAAGTTTGTTTCATTGTATCATGACGAATGAGAGTATGGATTTTTTGGTCTTGTTTCGACCCTAATTGAGTAATCTTGGGAATAATTTCGATTACCATTGAACCTGAGAGCTTGAATAAGCAAGAATGAACAAGAGAgaatgttaaaaaaaaaaagaagaagaaggagaagaagaagaagaatacAATTGGGTTTTAATTAATGTCTGGGCAAAGTGTACTAGACGTTCTAAACcaagttttaaaagattttgatACATTCAGTAAAGAGAGTGGaaacgaaaaaaaattttatcacGCTTTCGTACGATTGACAGGTGATGGGGGGGGGGAGGGGGATGCTTGTGACggttaatatttatatagaCACATGGGAGTGAGACAAAGATGAGGGAAtggaatatatatatatatgtgtgtgtgtgcTTGTATGTGTGTGTGCTTGTATGTGTGTGTGCTTGTATGTGTGTGTGCTTGTATGTGTGTGTATGAGTCTTTTAAACAATACTGAGCAAGGCCAAGATGAATAACAAGTCGAATAACGAGGGTAATGCGAATTCGAATGAGTTTCGGAGTAATAGAAATCAGTTCCCTCGAGTTGGGGAGACGTCAAGAACATCACCATGGCAATATCATATGCAGAACGAAGGTCCGTTGCCGTACTCCAGTAACTATTTaattccaaataataaGGATTGCCAAGGTGTGGGGAATGGGAATGTGCAGAGGGTGGAGGGTAACAATGGCAATAGGGAACCTCCGaagaatcaaatatataatatatattacaaCGTGCGACCTACAGAACAAGAATTACAAGTATTATTGTATAATTCTAGTATGAATGAGATGGCATATCACAAATGCCCGCAATGTGAGAAACGATTCAAGAGAAAATCGTGGTTAAAGAGACATATGTTATCACATTCGGAGGAGAGACAGTATAGTTGTCCGTGGTGTATCAGTCGACATAAGAGGAAAGACAATTTGTTGCAACatatgaaattgaaacatACGGATGAAGtgttgaagaaattgaaaatgacCTGTTATTTGGAAGGGGACGATGGGGAAGAGATGATGAATCGGGATAATATTCGGACGATGCTATATGAAGGGTTATTGGATAAAGATGAGGTGAAGAAAGTGTTGAATGAGTTGCTTGAAGAATGATATATGTaagcatatatatattatgtaAGTACGTAGGTGCATTGCGTGCGCCGGTGCGTTCGCGTGTAAGCATGCCAGTGCTATAACATTTCTCTTACCACTGCTTCTCGGGGGAAATCGTCATCTGTGGGGTTTTTAATGATGGAAACGTTTTGGAATTCTTGGTTTTTGAAATACGCCACTGCGTAACTGATAGCAGAGATTGTGAGGCCGATGGCGACGACAATCAAACTGGTGGCTTTCAAAATGATGGAACACCATTGGACGGTGGCCATTGCTATGTAGAAGATGCATCTGAAGCCATTTGTTTGGAAATGTTTGATGAAGGCGATGAAATTATCACTCAGAGGACATATTTTCAACAGAAAGGGGACTTCTACAAAGAGAATGATGAAACTTTGTATTATGGAGACGATCCCGAATGCGATGACCGGGTTGACATGGAACAGGTTTGCGATCCCCAGGGCCACACACAGAAGGATGTTGATGTAGCCGAACCATTGGCCGTAGAGACTGAAGTTGAAACTTTTCAAACCACGGACAATGCCGTTGATATTAAGGAATTCTTGTAGTGCCACACCCATTTGTACGCGGAGAGTGTGTGGGATGAAAATGGAAATAAGATTTtgcaaagaaaaaaatagtaggAGTAAACAATAAGATGTATCGAGTATTTAATATCGAAGGTAGCGATGGCAATAAGATAGGCTAAcgattcttttttttatttttatgtttattttaataacgTTTCCCTATGAAAAACAAGATTACATTTTTGAGTATTTTAGATTGACCGAAACGGGGGCCTACGCGAAACGAAAAGGAGATTTCTTTGGCCTTTGGCCTTTGGCCTTTGGCCCTGTCCTTTGTCCTCTCTATCACAAAAAAGAGCGAGAGCCGTGCACGTGAAGGCTCGCGcgagaaaaaataatatttaagcGTTAGCGTATCATCGAGGAGATAGAAAAAAACATGGCGGGTTTATTTGAAAAGGAAGATCCCTTGTTTGCTACTCGAGTACCCAAGAACAAGAAAGCTGTGCTATTGTTACTGTGATATTGAAAGTATGTATGATTGTATTTGATTTCagactattattattgttattgcGATTGTTTTATTGATTGCACGCCACTGCACGCCACTGCACGCCACTGCACGCCACTGCACGCCACTGGCATTGTCTGGCTGCCGATCTGTTGATGCACATAATGTGATGGTATGTGATAGCATACATCACATTGCTGTCCCACTGCAATGACTCTCCATGACTCTCCCCTATCCCTATGCAAATCTACAATGGCTGCTGGCAGCGATTCCAGACTCGCCTGCCATTGCATTGTTATAGCCATCCAGACCATTGCAGAGGCCGATACGCCCGACGCAGCCGTTTCTTTTTCCGCCTCTCCCTGCTTCTCCTTGTTCCGGAGAAAACCGGAGTTCCGTTTTCCCACTGCCAGTTCCGCCCTCGGATATCACCAGACCGTCGCGGACCACAA contains the following coding sequences:
- the ECM7 gene encoding Ecm7p (similar to Saccharomyces cerevisiae ECM7 (YLR443W); ancestral locus Anc_4.328); translation: MSNFFKKLKERVCGPFKGLSEWEIAICLFRFFSSFVILLIVAVLTLGPWINPNHLYLGKFNTVSSDISKGLYQYLKTSVESLEASQFQDHLGLTTSELFTLTNYASSNVQDLPLYITSSMYGKCETRSGNMTRKIIDGNIYITYNDIYNKCDFEGLGYVFNYRELLSDMGLELLLSYAYKSNIDKAIDQNVSYLCYIGRSSDRRATMMCLLFIAGALDIIILILTIIYYTVKDKSLNLTKENILIHTISFLSFILCIDGILCSVFLMVLEINLRSKIQKELSMFGISYRIGKPWYVLLFFMAAFVTISCILWAGLEWCMSPNISNSHVSEIEVNILNYNETEAPYEDNVINTGPTFVDKLKIHSNNCINTVKDDKIGARNALSFLRNKTFETTNISFQSDKVEPFKSENDNKVSTEAYELHDLASSFSIEREPEMIIEGDLNTTFSLRESPDDANSETRSILRIVKPVSAIPFY
- the SMA2 gene encoding Sma2p (similar to Saccharomyces cerevisiae SMA2 (YML066C); ancestral locus Anc_4.329); this encodes MFFIKRFVVWGILLIFCFAQFLLNLTDFSCIVSSNLPICVPQFKFRIIDNSQSIISFEIFRSLREFLKLLSFLRIDMEPISTVPYKDNNSQNNTSLIDMGNELINENKKEILYNEEKLVNTFNKNIEYRVNTFGYCKLREQEKNKNITVKNNKIIEKEYCQQNNKYGMEIFGILIRDIGIQLGKNSVKYKENNKIIGDSLVLMSHLGIGSLNKFFKKDQNNKKIYSKLLFSDKNNTQLLDTINNPKDTNISEPPKNDMYRKGIKLLIFLINLNKGIYWIYLIQFAISSFNLIIILLFGVELFFMGKHHKIFPIIIKLSALVLIVISCVELIEKVIYFTILELFNYKNLEKHINKRGNPMEIIEFSILDGFKIGFARVIVQIVYLIMTILSANYYGDWKTRKIVKMGSNREYNIKDYQ
- the NAT4 gene encoding N-terminal L-serine N(alpha)-acetyltransferase NatD (similar to Saccharomyces cerevisiae NAT4 (YMR069W); ancestral locus Anc_2.532), whose translation is MDVRRLVQLVDNAFPKSISTKQGITLERKIYIIGDSENNSLLSDQNNNSNDDEIYWYFKDRKNPTVENIIKTQIFQLIDENLGKLYKKKSKKIYENDLDWSINKREEMFTSNMIYITYWDCKQNSVALFLSILSCEETYILENNDQGEVLYLYEIHITKEYQRQGIGERLIKDYLIEKLIKPLKIERQDNNFIGLELTVFSENNDAQNFYFNKIQMQYTFGSPRDEIINVMKRITRSFDEKLGEHCEDNKLPSLNDKKKQLYRKSIRKPEYYILVFPV
- the MOT3 gene encoding Mot3p (similar to Saccharomyces cerevisiae MOT3 (YMR070W); ancestral locus Anc_2.533), encoding MNNKSNNEGNANSNEFRSNRNQFPRVGETSRTSPWQYHMQNEGPLPYSSNYLIPNNKDCQGVGNGNVQRVEGNNGNREPPKNQIYNIYYNVRPTEQELQVLLYNSSMNEMAYHKCPQCEKRFKRKSWLKRHMLSHSEERQYSCPWCISRHKRKDNLLQHMKLKHTDEVLKKLKMTCYLEGDDGEEMMNRDNIRTMLYEGLLDKDEVKKVLNELLEE
- the TVP18 gene encoding Tvp18p (similar to Saccharomyces cerevisiae TVP18 (YMR071C); ancestral locus Anc_2.534) — translated: MGVALQEFLNINGIVRGLKSFNFSLYGQWFGYINILLCVALGIANLFHVNPVIAFGIVSIIQSFIILFVEVPFLLKICPLSDNFIAFIKHFQTNGFRCIFYIAMATVQWCSIILKATSLIVVAIGLTISAISYAVAYFKNQEFQNVSIIKNPTDDDFPREAVVREML